The following proteins come from a genomic window of Winogradskyella sp. PC-19:
- a CDS encoding T9SS type B sorting domain-containing protein, whose translation MMKYFLLGFFLLFFIGATAQNITVDSQSLNAQQLIEDILIDSNCISNVVVTNVSGGNFADGDQSYGFFDATGTNFPIQSGIVLSTGRLSNVPGPNNSILSDDSNDTVTPWFGDNDLETILLDNGEDTFNSTVIEFNFETITSQISFNYIFASEEYQPTGDSSCRFSDLFGFLIAEESTSPNYAYTNIAVVPGTEPPVPIKVTTVHPDIPGGCDAINETYFGSFNPITAPINFEGQTATLTATAINLEPNTTYHVKLVIADEFNGLFDSAVFLEAGSFQASRDLGQSRLLATGNPLCEGETLTLDGTIDGNNGYDWFRNGVLVQSEPIGCNDCGTYEVTQDGTYTLEVNLDGTCIANGEIIIEYATNPVGVDIIQTECDINQDGLTTYNLLERAADIRNNDPNLSVSNFFLTEMDAIDNINAIDNPTSFQNTTPNQIVYARVLNPFGCFDITELELRISNNILNIPIIEACDLDELDGFTTFDLDEVNMAIANQIPMGSVVTFYENEMDVFTGNNPLSINYDNTIADAQTIFVKVENNNNCYAASPVNLMVKFTPEVSADETIFYCTNTFPDTIRLTGGVLNDLPNNYSYEWQLNGVTLAQNTISIDINETGVYTVIITDPNGCSGTRDITVNPSEIAEINDIDVVGTDTLNSITIDVSGTGDYEFTLDDENGPYQDQNIFNNILPGFHTVFVRDRNGCGITSELFSVLGFPKFFTPNGDTQNDFWQLDGINFQLYPTLQVVIYNRFGKIMTTQNATSSGWDGTYNNNKMPSTDYWFTADFGDGRTFTGHFALKR comes from the coding sequence ATGATGAAGTATTTTTTATTAGGTTTTTTTCTACTATTTTTCATAGGTGCAACTGCTCAAAATATAACTGTAGATAGTCAATCTCTTAATGCACAGCAACTTATTGAAGATATTTTAATAGACAGTAACTGTATTAGTAATGTTGTTGTAACTAATGTAAGTGGTGGTAATTTTGCGGATGGTGACCAAAGTTATGGCTTTTTTGATGCTACAGGAACAAACTTCCCTATTCAATCTGGTATTGTCTTAAGTACTGGAAGGTTAAGTAATGTTCCTGGTCCAAATAATTCAATACTTAGCGATGATTCAAATGATACTGTTACTCCATGGTTTGGAGATAATGATTTGGAAACTATCTTATTAGATAATGGAGAAGATACATTCAATTCAACTGTAATAGAATTTAACTTTGAAACTATAACAAGTCAAATAAGCTTCAATTATATTTTTGCATCAGAAGAATATCAACCAACCGGAGATAGTAGTTGTCGTTTTTCAGATTTATTTGGTTTCTTAATAGCAGAAGAAAGCACTAGTCCAAATTATGCTTATACCAATATTGCTGTCGTTCCTGGGACAGAACCTCCTGTTCCAATAAAAGTAACTACAGTACACCCAGATATTCCAGGAGGATGCGACGCTATTAATGAAACATATTTTGGCTCTTTTAATCCTATTACTGCTCCTATAAATTTTGAGGGGCAAACTGCCACATTAACTGCTACAGCTATTAATCTTGAACCAAATACTACTTATCATGTAAAATTGGTCATTGCAGATGAATTTAATGGTCTATTCGATTCCGCGGTATTTCTAGAAGCTGGGAGTTTTCAAGCCTCAAGAGACTTAGGACAAAGCCGATTATTGGCCACAGGTAATCCTTTGTGTGAAGGAGAAACTCTGACACTTGATGGCACAATAGATGGCAATAACGGTTATGACTGGTTCAGAAATGGTGTTTTAGTGCAGTCAGAACCTATTGGATGTAATGATTGTGGGACTTATGAAGTTACACAAGACGGAACATATACATTAGAGGTTAATCTCGATGGAACATGTATTGCCAACGGCGAAATCATTATAGAATACGCTACAAATCCTGTTGGTGTAGATATTATTCAAACTGAATGTGATATTAATCAAGATGGATTGACAACATATAACTTATTAGAACGTGCCGCAGATATTCGCAATAACGACCCCAACCTATCAGTCAGTAATTTCTTTTTAACGGAAATGGATGCCATTGATAATATAAATGCTATAGATAATCCTACAAGTTTCCAGAATACAACACCTAATCAAATCGTTTATGCCCGCGTACTAAATCCCTTCGGTTGTTTTGATATTACAGAACTAGAACTTCGGATTTCAAATAATATTTTAAACATTCCTATAATAGAAGCTTGTGACCTAGATGAACTTGATGGATTCACAACTTTTGACTTAGACGAAGTTAATATGGCAATTGCCAATCAAATCCCAATGGGTTCTGTTGTCACTTTTTATGAAAACGAGATGGATGTATTTACAGGAAATAATCCATTATCGATTAACTATGATAACACAATTGCAGATGCACAAACTATTTTTGTAAAAGTTGAAAACAATAACAATTGTTATGCCGCATCTCCAGTTAACCTTATGGTCAAATTTACACCAGAAGTTTCTGCAGATGAAACTATATTCTATTGTACAAATACTTTCCCTGACACTATACGACTAACTGGTGGTGTACTTAACGATTTACCTAATAATTATTCTTACGAATGGCAACTTAACGGTGTTACACTAGCTCAGAACACCATTTCAATAGATATTAATGAAACTGGAGTTTATACCGTAATCATTACTGACCCTAATGGTTGTAGTGGCACGAGAGATATCACAGTAAATCCATCAGAAATAGCAGAAATAAATGATATCGATGTTGTAGGAACAGATACTTTAAATTCCATTACTATTGATGTTTCTGGAACTGGAGATTATGAGTTTACTCTAGACGATGAAAATGGGCCTTATCAAGACCAAAATATTTTTAATAATATCCTTCCAGGATTTCACACAGTCTTCGTAAGAGATAGAAATGGTTGTGGCATCACTTCAGAACTATTTTCGGTTTTAGGGTTTCCAAAATTCTTTACACCAAATGGAGATACTCAAAATGATTTTTGGCAATTAGATGGCATTAATTTTCAACTTTATCCAACATTGCAAGTTGTAATCTATAATCGTTTTGGTAAAATAATGACTACACAAAATGCTACTAGTTCGGGTTGGGATGGCACTTACAACAACAATAAAATGCCTAGCACTGACTATTGGTTCACAGCAGATTTTGGAGATGGCAGAACGTTTACAGGACATTTTGCTCTTAAACGCTAA